A genomic segment from Anabas testudineus chromosome 6, fAnaTes1.2, whole genome shotgun sequence encodes:
- the LOC113165475 gene encoding receptor-type tyrosine-protein phosphatase beta-like isoform X7, translating to MAPLPGFSVSLWAPLVFCALLKHSQPQSFYQCDDNQMLNLTTATTTVTLVPTTNCTLNVGNATLENGTLTNLTPGTSYVINLNCSNCTQLQNFTTKPEIVKGLSVTDFSTSYVFLNWTEPVGNSSFYIVQWTDGNVSQNLSVTETHVNISGLTAGVQYTFSVMAVAGDNETLSNVTQISQYTKPEVVQNLTVTEITTSSVLLNWTEAEGNCAFYTVQWTNETDSWSINVTETHVNISGLTAGVQYTFSVIAVAGDNQSQSEVTQISQYTKPEVVRNLIVTEITTSSVFLNWTEPVGNSSFYIVQWTDGNVSQNLNVTETHVNISGLTAGVQYTFSVIAVAGDNQSQSEKMTQISHYTKPEVVQNLTVTEITTSSVLLNWTEAEGNCAFYTVQWTNETDSWSINVTETHVNISGLTAGVQYTFSVIAVAGDNQSQSEVTQISQYTKPEVVRNLIVTEITTSSVFLNWTEPVGNSSFYIVQWTDGNVSQNLSVTETHVNISGLTAGVQYAFSVIAVAGDNQSQSEVTQISHYTKPEVVQNLTVTEITTSSVLLNWTEAEGNCAFYTVQWTNETDSWSINVTETHVNISGLTAGVQYTFSVMAVAGDNETLSNVTQISQYTRPGIIRNLSSSQSVSTISLSWDPPLGQVFLYSITWNNGGASTTTTTNSNSTVLSNLTSGTNYTITITAVAGDNKTQGDPYTSALFTKPAVARNLTVTEITTSSVFLNWTEPVGNSSFYIIQWTDGNVSQNLSVTETHVNISGLTAGVQYTFNVIAVAGDNQSQSEVTQISHYTKPEVVQNLTVTEITTSSVLLNWTEAEGNCAFYTVQWTNETDSWSINVTETHVNISGLTAGVQYTFNVIAVAGDNQTLSNVTQISQYTRPGIIRNLSSSQSVSTISLSWDPPSGQVFLYSVTWNNGGASTTTTTNSNSTVLSNLTSGTNYTITITAVAGDNKTQGDPYTSALFTKPEVVQNLTVTEITTSSVLLNWTEAEGNCAFYTVRWTNETDSWSINVTETHVNISGLTAGVQYTFNVIAVAGDNQSQSEKMQISHYTKPAVVRNLSVTKITTSSVFLNWTEPVGNSSFYIVQWTNGNVSQNLSVTETHVNISGLTAGVQYTFSVIAVAGDNQSQSEKMQISHYTKPAVVRNLTVTKITTSSVFLNWTEPVGNSSFYIIQWTDGNVSQNLSVTETHVNISGLTAGVQYTFNVIAVAGDNQSQSEVTQISHYTKPAAVRNLTVTKITTSSVFLNWTEPVGNSSFYIVQWTDGNVSQNLSVTATHVNISGLTAGVQYAFSVIAVAGDNQSQSEKMQISHYTKPAVVRNLSVTKITTSSVFLNWTEPVGNSSFYIVQWTNGNVSQNLSVTETHVNISGLTAGVQYTFSVIAVAGDNQSQSEKMQISHYTKPEVVRNLTVTEITTSSVFLNWTEPVGNSSFYIVQWTNGNVSQNLSVTETHVNISGLTAGVQYAFNVIAVAGDNQSQSEKMQISHYTKPAVVRNLTVTEITTSSVFLNWTEPVGNSSFYIVQWTDGNVSQNLSVTETHVNISGLTAGVQYTFSVIAVAGDNQSQSEKMQISHYTKPAVVRNLTVTEVTTSSVFLNWTEPVGNSSFYIIQWTDGNVSQNLNVTETHVNISGLTAGVQYTFSVIAVAGDNQSQSEVTQISQYTKPAAVRNLTVTKITTSSVFLNWTEPVGSSSFYIVQWTDGNVSQNLSVTETHVNISGLTAGVQYTFSVIAVAGDNQSQSEKMQISHYTRPGIIRNLNSSQSVSTISLSWNPPSGQVFLYSVTWNNGGASTTTTTNSNSTVLSNLTSGTNYTITITAVAGDNKTQGDPYTSALFTKPEVVRNLTVTEITTSSVFLNWTEPVGNSSFYIVQWTDGNVSQNLNVTETHVNISGLTAGVQYTFIVIAVAGDNQTLSNVTQISQYTKPGIIRNLNSSQSVSTISLSWNPPSGQVFLYSVTWNNGGASTTTTTNSNSTVLSNLTSGTNYTITITAVAGDNKTQGDPYTSALFTKPDIIRNLNSSQSVSTISLSWDPPLGQVFLYSVTWNNGGASTTTTTNSNSTVLSNLTSGTNYTITITAVAGDNKTQGDPYTSALFTRPEKPQTIMITAQGTYNLGINWTLPSGRVDYYMANISDINQKYLFSNTTQVTAASFSALYPGRVHVITVTAVAGSFTNTSDQSNFATVPTPTAYIIISQATNSSLSLQWPTPNLMDGAPNISYYITYQSQGGDVQSTNSTVNSTDLLLLSSGTLYNITVTTAGPKNLRSTVVSNSSYTLPNPVLNLRASPQSTTSITVTWSNPVGYLPYYGYLVKIYQNTTLDVYTTLNTTIVSNLEPGTGYNISVITTAANISASTAVQTFSYTMPGAVTGFTVSDVNTTAIQLTWVNPSDYKPTYSYTVIAFDGTVVVQTGSTNTKTYTFINLIPGKLYTFNVLTVLQGINSTVQNTSSYTRPDVVSNIIAIGSTTNMSVSWTPAVGQVFSYRVQLNRNDSATFQASNMSVNSTTVNTMFANLTQGVLYCVVVVSISGPYESNSSPVCNATFPNSPGSITVSSQTVSSINFTWSNPVGMDYALYTFTVFINDSFVNTTNNNWYQPGGLQPGTLYKISVATVGVLNYTSTAVTAQNYTRPYSVTQLQLTQITTNAVTLNWEQPENQSYSYSVQATNGSFSMLYKVSNTTYTIIGLLSGSNYNCTVTAETADGTQAAPVTIPCFTRPYSVTGVGAVALNTTAVNLSWIQPLEYKNTYSYRIETTGCGSQNTTLVGNVAVISGLNPGTNCTFCVYVRATNGTEGAPQCVSQYTRPLSVNSLIAVPTVDSITVSWAKSVNNTEMYNYILTWQGNNGSVNKTTNNTSFTIYNLDPGSAYNFSVTTVTADGTLSTPTWNSSCTNASPVYNQSCQGPNGTDAKIILSWAKPIGQNSGFLVTVNSMAGAVITQMTRPCCNQIVSGLNYNQQYNVTVVTQSCGQSSTPVSFFCWTGITNPTIPNDYELLASVTDMVYNQFTVQIQFNLLKSSSGPVTNVGMLVTNNPNSLIQTNQSLKQFLNVTYDQWISSGSPVYLATVKDFTIQSRSAVDYLTIKVGDASQWNGYNNGALSPKTKYQYAIALFTSLQLQGQLVNVVDSLVSVTPLYPAIELPENPAVITAIAAGVTVGIFFVIFIILIGVIFYWRRSHKKEPDINIQPMRSKVSVAIRVEDYEAYYKKQRADSNCGFAEEFEDMKPVGTNQSKTNALTLENKPKNRYNNVLPYDSSRVKLSIIHGDPHDDYINANYMPGYNSRKEFIAAQGPLPSTVKDFWRMVWEKNVYTLVMLTRCNEQGRVKCEQYWGPGTKHYENFTVTTISDVPLDDWTIRDFRIKNLKTAETRSVRHFHFTAWPDHGVPETTELLINFRHLVREHMDQYSRHSPTVVHCSAGVGRTGTFIAIDHLMYQIEGENIVDVFGIVHDLRMHRPLMVQTEDQYVFLNQCALDIIRSRTGNNVDLIYQNAAALSIYENVEPKKGYSKNGHYNT from the exons AACCTGAAGTAGTGAGAAACCTCATTGTAACTGAAATCacaacatcctctgtgtttttgaactggactgaaccagtgggaaacagctctttctataTAGTACAGTGGACAGATGGAAATGTATCTCAGAATCTCAATGTGACTgagacacatgtaaacatctcTGGGCTGACTGCTGGAGTGCAGTACACTTTTAGTGTGATAGCAGTGGCTGGAGataatcaaagtcaaagtgaaaagatgACACAGATTTCTCACTATACAA AACCTGAAGTAGTCCAGAATCTCACTGTAACTGAAATCACAACATCCTCTGTGTTGCTAAACTGGACTGAAGCAGAAGGAAATTGCGCcttttatacagtacagtggacTAATGAAACAGATAGCTGGAGCATCAATGTGACTgagacacatgtaaacatctcTGGGCTGACTGCTGGAGTGCAGTACACTTTTAGTGTGATAGCAGTGGCTGGAGataatcaaagtcaaagtgaagtGACACAGATTTCTCAATATACAA AACCTGAAGTAGTGAGAAACCTCATTGTAACTGAAATCacaacatcctctgtgtttctgaactggactgaaccaGTGGGAAACAGTTCTTTCTATATAGTACAGTGGACTGATGGAAATGTATCTCAGAatctcagtgtgactgagacacatgtaaacatctcTGGGCTGACTGCTGGAGTGCAGTACGCTTTTAGTGTGATAGCAGTGGCTGGAGataatcaaagtcaaagtgaagtGACACAGATTTCTCACTATACAA AACCTGAAGTAGTCCAGAATCTCACTGTCACTGAAATCACAACATCCTCTGTGTTGCTAAACTGGACTGAAGCAGAAGGAAATTGCGCcttttatacagtacagtggacTAATGAAACAGATAGCTGGAGCATCAATGTGACTgagacacatgtaaacatctcTGGTCTGACTGCTGGAGTGCAGTACACTTTTAGTGTGATGGCAGTGGCTGGAGATAATGAAACCCTAAGTAACGTGACCCAGATTTCTCAATATACAA GGCCTGGTATAATAAGAAATCTTAGTTCTTCTCAAAGCGTCTCCACCATCTCTCTGAGCTGGGACCCACCTCTTGGCCAGGTGTTCTTGTACAGCATTACGTGGAACAATGGTGGAGcttcaacaaccacaacaactaaTAGCAACTCTACTGTGTTATCTAACTTGACTTCTGGTACAAACTACACAATCACCATCACTGCTGTAGCTGgagacaataaaacacaaggaGACCCTTACACATCAGCCTTATTCACAA AACCTGCAGTAGCGAGAAATCTCACTGTAACTGAAATCacaacatcctctgtgtttctgaactggactgaaccaGTGGGAAACAGTTCTTTCTATATAATACAGTGGACTGATGGAAATGTATCTCAGAatctcagtgtgactgagacacatgtaaacatctcTGGTCTGACTGCTGGAGTGCAGTACACTTTTAATGTGATAGCAGTGGCTGGAGATAATCAAAGCCAAAGTGAAGTGACACAGATTTCTCACTATACAA AACCTGAAGTAGTCCAGAATCTCACTGTAACTGAAATCACAACATCTTCTGTGTTGCTAAACTGGACTGAAGCAGAAGGAAATTGTGCcttttatacagtacagtggacTAATGAAACAGATAGCTGGAGCATCAATGTGACTgagacacatgtaaacatctcTGGTCTGACTGCTGGAGTGCAGTACACTTTTAATGTGATAGCAGTGGCTGGAGATAATCAAACCCTAAGTAACGTGACCCAGATTTCTCAATATACAA GGCCTGGTATAATTAGAAATCTTAGTTCTTCTCAAAGCGTCTCCACCATCTCTCTGAGCTGGGACCCACCTTCTGGCCAGGTGTTCTTGTACAGCGTTACGTGGAACAATGGTGGAGCTTCGACAACCACAACAACTAATAGCAACTCTACTGTGTTATCTAACTTGACTTCTGGTACAAACTACACAATCACCATCACTGCTGTAGCTGgagacaataaaacacaaggaGACCCTTACACATCAGCCTTATTCACAA AACCTGAAGTAGTCCAGAATCTCACTGTCACCGAAATCACAACATCCTCTGTGTTGCTAAACTGGACTGAAGCAGAAGGAAATTGCGCCTTTTATACAGTACGGTGGACTAATGAAACAGATAGCTGGAGCATCAATGTGACTgagacacatgtaaacatctcTGGGCTGACTGCTGGAGTGCAGTACACTTTTAATGTGATAGCAGTGGCTGGAGataatcaaagtcaaagtgaaaagatgCAGATTTCTCACTATACAA AACCTGCAGTAGTGAGAAATCTCAGTGTAACTAAAATCacaacatcctctgtgtttctgaactggactgaaccaGTGGGAAACAGTTCTTTCTATATAGTACAGTGGACTAATGGAAATGTATCTCAGAatctcagtgtgactgagacacatgtaaacatctcTGGGCTGACTGCTGGAGTGCAGTACACTTTTAGTGTGATAGCAGTGGCTGGAGataatcaaagtcaaagtgaaaagatgCAGATTTCTCACTATACAA AACCTGCAGTAGTGAGAAATCTCACTGTAACTAAAATCacaacatcctctgtgtttctgaactggactgaaccaGTGGGAAACAGTTCTTTCTATATAATACAGTGGACTGATGGAAATGTATCTCAGAATCTCAGTGTGACtgaaacacatgtaaacatctcTGGGCTGACTGCTGGAGTGCAGTACACTTTTAATGTGATAGCAGTGGCTGGAGataatcaaagtcaaagtgaagtGACACAGATTTCTCACTATACAA AACCTGCAGCAGTAAGAAACCTCACTGTAACTAAAATCacaacatcctctgtgtttctgaactggactgaaccaGTGGGAAACAGTTCTTTCTATATAGTACAGTGGACTGATGGAAATGTATCTCAGAATCTCAGTGTGACTGCgacacatgtaaacatctcTGGGCTGACTGCTGGAGTGCAGTACGCTTTTAGTGTGATAGCAGTGGCTGGAGataatcaaagtcaaagtgaaaagatgCAGATTTCTCACTATACAA AACCTGCAGTAGTGAGAAATCTCAGTGTAACTAAAATCacaacatcctctgtgtttctgaactggactgaaccaGTGGGAAACAGTTCTTTCTATATAGTACAGTGGACTAATGGAAATGTATCTCAGAatctcagtgtgactgagacacatgtaaacatctcTGGGCTGACTGCTGGAGTGCAGTACACTTTTAGTGTGATAGCAGTGGCTGGAGataatcaaagtcaaagtgaaaagatgCAGATTTCTCACTATACAA AACCTGAAGTAGTGAGAAATCTCACTGTAACTGAAATCacaacatcctctgtgtttctgaactggactgaaccaGTGGGAAACAGTTCTTTCTATATAGTACAGTGGACTAATGGAAATGTATCTCAGAatctcagtgtgactgagacacatgtaaacatctcTGGGCTGACTGCTGGAGTGCAGTACGCTTTTAATGTGATAGCAGTGGCTGGAGataatcaaagtcaaagtgaaaagatgCAGATTTCTCACTATACAA AACCTGCAGTAGTGAGAAATCTCACTGTAACTGAAATCacaacatcctctgtgtttctgaactggactgaaccaGTGGGAAACAGTTCTTTCTATATAGTACAGTGGACTGATGGAAATGTATCTCAGAatctcagtgtgactgagacacatgtaaacatctcTGGGCTGACTGCTGGAGTGCAGTACACTTTTAGTGTGATAGCAGTGGCTGGAGataatcaaagtcaaagtgaaaagatgCAGATTTCTCACTATACAA AACCTGCAGTAGTGAGAAATCTCACTGTAACTGAAGTCacaacatcctctgtgtttctgaactggactgaaccaGTGGGAAACAGTTCTTTCTATATAATACAGTGGACTGATGGAAATGTATCTCAGAATCTCAATGTGACTgagacacatgtaaacatctcTGGGCTGACTGCTGGAGTGCAGTACACTTTTAGTGTAATAGCAGTGGCTGGAGataatcaaagtcaaagtgaagtGACACAGATTTCTCAATATACAA AACCTGCAGCAGTAAGAAACCTCACTGTAACTAAAATCacaacatcctctgtgtttctgaactggactgaaccaGTGGGAAGCAGTTCTTTCTATATAGTACAGTGGACTGATGGAAATGTATCTCAGAatctcagtgtgactgagaCCCATGTAAACATCTCTGGGCTGACTGCTGGAGTGCAGTACACTTTTAGTGTGATAGCAGTGGCTGGAGataatcaaagtcaaagtgaaaagatgCAGATTTCTCACTATACAA GGCCTGGTATAATTAGAAATCTTAATTCTTCTCAAAGCGTCTCCACCATCTCTCTGAGCTGGAACCCACCTTCTGGCCAGGTGTTCTTGTACAGCGTTACGTGGAACAATGGTGGAGCTTCGACAACCACAACAACTAATAGCAACTCTACTGTGTTATCTAACTTGACTTCTGGTACAAACTACACAATCACCATCACTGCTGTAGCTGGAGACAATAAGACACAAGGAGACCCTTACACATCAGCCTTATTCACAA AACCTGAAGTAGTGAGAAATCTCACTGTAACTGAAATCacaacatcctctgtgtttctgaactggactgaaccaGTGGGAAACAGTTCTTTCTATATAGTACAGTGGACTGATGGAAATGTATCTCAGAATCTCAATGTGACTgagacacatgtaaacatctcTGGGCTGACTGCTGGAGTGCAGTACACTTTTATTGTGATAGCAGTGGCTGGAGATAATCAAACCCTAAGTAACGTGACCCAGATTTCTCAATATACAA AGCCTGGTATAATTAGAAATCTTAATTCTTCTCAAAGCGTCTCCACCATCTCTCTGAGCTGGAACCCACCTTCTGGCCAGGTGTTCTTGTACAGCGTTACGTGGAACAATGGTGGAGCTTCGACAACCACAACAACTAATAGCAACTCTACTGTGTTATCTAACTTGACTTCTGGTACAAACTACACAATCACCATCACTGCTGTAGCTGgagacaataaaacacaaggaGACCCTTACACATCAGCCTTATTCACAA AGCCTGATATAATTAGAAATCTTAATTCTTCTCAAAGCGTCTCCACCATCTCTCTGAGCTGGGACCCACCTCTTGGCCAGGTGTTCTTGTACAGCGTTACGTGGAACAATGGTGGAGCTTCGACAACCACAACAACTAATAGCAACTCTACTGTGTTATCTAACTTGACTTCTGGTACAAACTACACAATCACCATCACTGCTGTAGCTGGAGACAATAAGACACAAGGAGACCCTTACACATCAGCCTTATTCACAA GGCCTGAAAAGCCACAGACCATCATGATAACAGCACAAGGAACATATAACCTGGGCATCAACTGGACCTTGCCTAGTGGGAGGGTTGATTACTATATGGCGAACATCTCAGACataaatcagaaatatttgtttagCAATACAACGCAAGTCACAGCAGCCAGTTTTTCTGCTTTGTATCCTGGGAGAGTCCATGTAATCACAGTGACTGCTGTAGCTGGAAGCTTCACCAACACATCTGATCAGTCTAACTTTGCCACTG TTCCCACCCCTACTGCTTACATCATCATCAGCCAGGCGACAAACTCTTCGCTCAGTCTGCAGTGGCCAACTCCTAATTTGATGGATGGTGCTCCGAACATCAGCTACTACATCACCTACCAGTCTCAGGGCGGGGACGTACAAAGTACAAACTCCACAGTGAACAGCACAGATCTGCTTCTGCTATCTTCTGGAACTCTCTACAATATTACTGTAACAACAGCTGGACCCAAGAATTTAAGGAGCACAGTTGTCAGTAATTCTAGTTACACTC TGCCCAACCCTGTTTTGAATCTTAGAGCTAGTCCTCAATCCACAACCTCAATCACAGTGACATGGTCAAATCCAGTGGGATACCTGCCATATTACGGATACTTGGTTAAAATCTACCAAAATACAACGCTAGATGTTTATACAACACTTAATACAACCATTGTTTCGAACCTGGAGCCAGGAACTGGATATAATATCAGTGTCAttacaacagcagcaaacataAGCGCATCCACAGCTGTACAGACGTTCAGTTACACAA TGCCCGGTGCAGTGACAGGCTTCACAGTGAGTGACGTGAACACAACTGCCATCCAGCTCACATGGGTCAACCCTAGTGATTATAAGCCCACATATTCCTACACAGTGATCGCATTTGATGGCACCGTGGTAGTTCAGACTGGTTCGACAAATACGAAGACCTACACCTTCATCAATCTGATCCCTGGAAAACTGTACACATTTAATGTTCTTACAGTTTTACAAGGGATTAACTCCACAGTGCAAAACACATCAAGTTACACAA GGCCTGATGTAGTTTCTAACATCATAGCCATCGGAAGCACAACTAACATGTCAGTGAGCTGGACACCAGCAGTTGGACAGGTGTTCTCCTATCGTGTTCAGCTAAACAGAAATGACAGTGCAACATTTCAGGCATCAAACATGAGTGTGAACAGCACTACTGTAAACACTATGTTTGCGAACCTGACACAAGGAGTGCTTTACTGTGTAGTGGTTGTCAGCATAAGTGGACCTTATGAGAGTAACAGTTCACCGGTTTGCAACGCAACAT TTCCCAACAGTCCTGGCTCCATCACAGTTTCCTCTCAGACAGTGAGCTCCATCAACTTTACTTGGTCAAATCCAGTGGGGATGGACTACGCTCTTTACACCTTCACTGTGTTCATTAACGACTCTTTTGTGAATACTACCAACAACAACTGGTACCAGCCTGGCGGTCTCCAGCCTGGAACCCTCTACAAAATCTCTGTTGCTACTGTAGGCGTTTTGAACTATACGAGCACAGCAGTGACAGCACAAAACTACACCA GACCATATTCAGTAACCCAACTGCAACTGACACAGATCACCACAAATGCAGTGACCTTGAATTGGGAACAGCCGGAAAACCAATCATACTCATATTCAGTGCAGGCTACCAACGGCTCCTTTTCTATGCTTTATAAAGTTTCTAATACCACATACACAATAATTGGACTTCTGTCTGGGAGCAACTACAACTGCACTGTCACAGCTGAAACAGCAGATGGCACTCAGGCAGCTCCCGTGACAATCCCCTGCTTTACAC GGCCATACAGTGTCACAGGAGTGGGAGCTGTAGCCTTAAACACAACTGCTGTAAATTTGTCTTGGATACAACCACTAGAGTATAAGAATACATATTCATATCGGATTGAGACGACAGGCTGTGGTTCCCAAAACACAACCCTCGTGGGAAATGTGGCAGTGATCTCAGGGCTCAACCCTGGCACTAACTGCACCTTTTGTGTTTATGTCAGGGCAACAAATGGCACAGAAGGGGCACCACAGTGCGTCTCTCAGTACACTA GACCGTTGTCTGTGAACTCGTTAATAGCCGTTCCAACAGTGGACAGCATCACAGTCTCATGGGCCAAAAGTGTTAACAACACGgaaatgtataattatattttgaCCTGGCAAGGCAATAATGGAAGCgtgaataaaacaacaaacaacaccaGTTTTACAATCTATAACCTGGATCCTGGCAGCGCCTATAACTTCAGTGTCACCACAGTGACCGCTGATGGCACACTGAGTACTCCAACGTGGAATTCCAGCTGTACAA ATGCAAGCCCAGTGTACAACCAAAGCTGCCAAGGTCCAAATGGAACAGATGCAAAAATCATCCTGTCCTGGGCCAAACCCATTGGCCAAAACAGTGGCTTTCTAGTCACTGTAAACAGCATGGCAGGTGCCGTCATTACCCAAATGACACGCCCATGTTGTAATCAAATTGTCTCTGGTCTTAATTACAATCAGCAATACAACGTGACTGTGGTGACGCAGAGCTGTGGACAGTCCAGCACTCCTGTGTCTTTCTTCTGCTGGACAGGCATCACAA ATCCAACAATTCCAAACGACTATGAGTTGTTGGCCTCTGTGACTGACATGGTATACAACCAGTTCACTGTTCAGATTCAGTTCAACCTGCTGAAAAGCTCCAGCGGACCAGTCACTAACGTCGGCATGCTGGTGACAAACAATCCAAACAGTCTTATACAGACAA ATCAAAGTTTGAAACAGTTCTTGAATGTAACGTATGATCAGTGGATATCATCAGGCAGTCCAGTATACCTGGCAACAGTCAAAGACTTCACCATTCAGTCACGTAGTGCTGTGGACTATCTGACTATAAAAGTGGGAGATGCATCCCAGTGGAATGGCTACAACAATGGTGCTCTGAGCCCCAAAACAAAATACCA ATATGCCATTGCACTGTTCACCAGTCTACAGCTACAAGGTCAACTTGTGAATGTTGTTGACTCACTGGTGTCAGTAACACCTTTATATCCTGCTATTGAACTACCAGAGAACCCAG CCGTTATCACTGCCATTGCTGCAGGAGTAACAGTGGGCATTTTCTTTGttatcttcatcatcctcattgGCGTCATCTTCTACTGGAGAAG GTCACACAAAAAAGAACCAGACATCAACATCCAACCCATGAG ATCCAAAGT AAGCGTGGCTATCAGGGTGGAGGATTATGAGGCCTACTACAAGAAGCAAAGAGCGGATTCCAACTGTGGCTTCGCTGAAGAATTTGAG GACATGAAGCCTGTTGGTACAAATCAGTCGAAAACAAACGCTCTGACACTGGAGAACAAGCCCAAGAACCGCTACAACAACGTGCTTCCCT ATGACTCTTCTAGGGTGAAACTCTCTATTATCCATGGAGATCCACATGATGACTACATCAATGCTAACTACATGCCG GGTTACAACTCAAGGAAGGAGTTTATTGCAGCTCAGGGACCCTTGCCTTCCACAGTCAAAGATTTCTGGAGGATGGTGTGGGAGAAGAACGTCTATACCCTGGTTATGCTGACACGCTGTAACGAACAGGGACGA GTAAAATGTGAGCAGTACTGGGGCCCTGGCACCAAGCACTATGAAAACTTCACTGTCACAACGATCTCTGACGTACCACTTGATGACTGGACCATCAGGGACTTCAGGATTAAAAAT ttgaaaacagcagagacacgTTCAGTGCGTCACTTCCACTTCACAGCCTGGCCGGATCATGGGGTACCAGAAACTACTGAGCTCCTCATCAACTTCAGACATTTGgtcagagagcacatggaccAATACTCCAGACACTCTCCTACCGTGGTCCACTGCAG TGCTGGTGTTGGACGCACAGGTACTTTCATAGCCATTGACCATCTGATGTATCAGATTGAAGGGGAAAATATCGTAGATGTGTTTGGCATTGTCCACGATCTGCGCATGCACCGCCCCCTTATGGTGCAGACGGAG GACCAGTACGTGTTCTTGAACCAGTGTGCCTTGGACATCATCAGATCAAGAACTGGAAACAACGTTGATCTAATCTACCAAAATGCCGCAGCGCTCTCTATTTATGAGAATGTAGAACCCAAAAAAGGATATTCTAAGAATGGCCACTACAATACATAA